Genomic window (Terriglobales bacterium):
TCTGGAACTTCAGCGTGGCCATTGCCAGGCGGTAATCGTAGCCGGCCTGGGTGTCGGCGATGACCGCCTGGGTCTGCTGCAACTGCGCCTGGCTGAGTTCGACGATGGAGCCGAGGCCGAGGTTGTAGCGGGTCTGTGCCAGCTCCAGCGCCAGGTTCGCCTGGGCGAGCA
Coding sequences:
- a CDS encoding TolC family protein, whose amino-acid sequence is LAQANLALELAQTRYNLGLGSIVELSQAQLQQTQAVIADTQAGYDYRLAMATLKFQTTGL